In a genomic window of Lagopus muta isolate bLagMut1 chromosome 2, bLagMut1 primary, whole genome shotgun sequence:
- the TTC32 gene encoding tetratricopeptide repeat protein 32, producing MQREAAAGGSAELLAAAHALFAARRFEAAEELYGRFIAGGAGTGRDLATALNNRGQIKYLRVDFDAAMEDYTAAIQSQPAFEVPYYNRGLVLYRLGCFDEAMKDFRKVLELNPQFEDAALSLKQAILDKEEKQKRGY from the exons ATGCAGCGtgaggcggcggcgggaggcTCGGCCGAGCTGCTGGCGGCGGCGCACGCGCTGTTCGCGGCGCGGCGGTTCGAGGCGGCGGAGGAGCTGTACGGCCGCTTCATCGCTGGGGGAGCGGG AACCGGCCGCGATCTCGCCACCGCCCTCAATAACCGCGGGCAGATCAAATACCTCCGGGTGGACTTCGACGCCGCTATGGAGGATTACACGGCCGCCATCCAGAGCCAGCCCGCCTTCGAGGTGCCCTACTACAACCGGGGCCTGGTGCTCTACCGGCTGG GATGCTTTGATGAGGCCATGAAAGATTTCAGGAAAGTTTTAGAGTTGAACCCTCAGTTTGAGGATGCTGCATTAAGTCTAAAACAGGCTATTcttgacaaagaagaaaaacaaaagcgAGGTTATTGA